From one Nocardioides yefusunii genomic stretch:
- a CDS encoding zinc-dependent metalloprotease family protein: MTKASNFLRFSPRLAAGIAAALVGGTVPFALTDDIPHPPSTTAAATPVVETPVVETPVVRLDSPVSGVEAVEALGGAESDALAAVADAHGLEPERLAATLAADPTVHVNTEGRLFVADDLATHAAQHGDTDVDGHAHDATPSPATAHAETIPGTGAADAGTWLATRAPASEWAGVAGPGRFTSEQGPHAPLASTFALHSNPGAARTLFLDVDGHDLTGTGWGGGYDVTDAEVATFHEGWDPAGDGPAFSASERTLLQEVWARVAEDYAAFDVDVTTQDPGTAALTRSSASDTVYGARALFSDSAALAQARTGSTSQNGTVGIAYVGTFSTVASKYQIAPALVMTGKMRGYDADTLAWTASHEFGHNLGLWHTFDTTNPLGSEDDSSALHTRTMDYANSRALSVFSQPERGVMETNGLPLRRDEAGDTATTARALDLPNVNATITSGTDEDWYALSGCTDLRARAVVAGTTPGLDVAVEIRDASGALLGTDSPVTTVGAKHRNNGVDADVHHSFDTASSAFVVVRGAGSRDGADGEEYPRSHVVGGYTLDVTGCDAALTAPSAPRELKAVTGGATSPDGTTVTWEAPSARGGAEPAYDVSVAGHRTVRLPAGTTSYTVSDADVSTPVTVKVRAAHAGGTSPWTTVTSEGAPLAPLHASAVRNSDGTWTIRTVRDPRSPGTSGRIWFRTSSAGTTPNAYHDSVHYEDAHTVPSTYLAAGMTTRVEVQDTARGRTQTRSYTVRETAVAPGVPTSVGATAEGDSLHVTWALPTDDGGEFAHYRVRVDAGEWVDLDGYTFEHTFTGLGLGTHVVEVLATHTAGSSPAVTVVAGAAGGADAVPGAPREVTVEDTGDAPVVAWEAPRGGASTVDAWSVSVGNQTVQVPAHVRHLVLTGMHASSDLRVSVSAVSALGTPGPARTATLLSGH, from the coding sequence GTGACCAAGGCGTCGAATTTCCTGAGGTTCAGCCCGCGTCTCGCCGCGGGGATCGCAGCCGCGCTCGTGGGCGGTACCGTGCCGTTCGCCCTCACCGACGACATCCCGCACCCGCCGAGCACGACCGCGGCCGCGACGCCGGTGGTCGAGACGCCGGTGGTCGAGACGCCAGTGGTGCGGCTCGACTCCCCCGTCTCCGGGGTCGAGGCGGTGGAAGCCCTGGGCGGCGCCGAGAGCGACGCCCTCGCTGCCGTGGCCGACGCCCACGGGCTGGAGCCCGAACGTCTGGCCGCCACCCTGGCCGCCGACCCGACCGTGCACGTCAACACCGAGGGACGACTCTTCGTCGCCGACGACCTCGCGACCCACGCTGCCCAGCACGGCGACACCGACGTCGACGGCCACGCACACGATGCGACTCCCTCGCCGGCCACGGCCCACGCCGAGACCATCCCCGGAACCGGGGCCGCCGACGCCGGCACCTGGCTGGCCACCCGAGCCCCCGCATCGGAGTGGGCAGGCGTGGCCGGCCCCGGCCGGTTCACCTCCGAGCAGGGACCGCACGCGCCGCTCGCCTCGACCTTCGCGCTGCACAGCAACCCGGGTGCCGCCCGCACCCTCTTCCTCGACGTCGACGGCCACGACCTCACCGGCACCGGCTGGGGCGGCGGGTACGACGTCACCGACGCCGAGGTCGCGACCTTCCACGAGGGCTGGGACCCCGCCGGGGACGGTCCGGCCTTCTCCGCCTCCGAGCGCACCCTGCTCCAGGAGGTCTGGGCCCGCGTCGCCGAGGACTACGCCGCCTTCGACGTCGACGTCACCACCCAGGACCCGGGCACGGCAGCCCTGACCCGCAGCAGCGCCAGCGACACTGTCTACGGTGCTCGTGCCCTCTTCAGCGACAGCGCCGCACTGGCCCAGGCCCGCACCGGCAGCACCTCCCAGAACGGCACCGTCGGCATCGCCTACGTCGGCACCTTCTCGACGGTCGCGTCGAAGTACCAGATCGCGCCCGCGCTGGTCATGACCGGCAAGATGCGCGGCTACGACGCCGACACCCTCGCCTGGACCGCATCCCACGAGTTCGGACACAACCTGGGTCTGTGGCACACCTTCGACACCACGAACCCGCTCGGCTCCGAGGACGACTCCAGCGCACTGCACACCCGCACGATGGACTACGCCAACTCGCGTGCACTGTCGGTCTTCTCCCAGCCCGAACGCGGCGTCATGGAGACGAACGGACTGCCGCTGCGCCGCGACGAGGCAGGCGACACGGCCACCACCGCCCGCGCTCTCGACCTCCCCAACGTGAACGCCACGATCACGTCGGGCACCGACGAGGACTGGTACGCCCTGTCGGGCTGCACCGACCTGCGCGCCCGCGCCGTCGTCGCCGGGACCACCCCCGGACTCGATGTCGCGGTGGAGATCCGCGACGCCTCCGGCGCGCTGCTGGGCACCGACAGCCCCGTCACGACCGTCGGGGCCAAGCACCGCAACAACGGCGTCGACGCCGACGTCCACCACTCCTTCGACACTGCCTCCTCGGCCTTCGTCGTCGTACGTGGCGCAGGCAGCCGTGACGGTGCCGACGGCGAGGAGTACCCGCGCAGCCACGTCGTCGGCGGGTACACCCTCGACGTCACCGGGTGCGACGCAGCCCTGACCGCCCCGTCCGCACCGCGCGAGCTGAAGGCCGTCACCGGTGGCGCCACCTCCCCCGACGGCACCACCGTCACGTGGGAGGCACCGTCAGCACGCGGTGGAGCCGAGCCCGCCTACGACGTCTCCGTCGCGGGCCACCGCACCGTCCGGCTCCCGGCCGGCACCACGTCGTACACGGTCTCCGACGCGGACGTCTCGACCCCGGTGACGGTCAAGGTGCGTGCCGCGCACGCAGGCGGCACGTCGCCCTGGACCACCGTGACCTCCGAGGGCGCGCCGCTGGCCCCGCTGCACGCTTCCGCGGTGCGCAACTCCGACGGGACCTGGACGATCCGGACCGTCCGCGACCCGCGCTCGCCCGGTACGTCGGGCCGGATCTGGTTCCGCACCTCGTCGGCGGGCACCACCCCGAACGCCTACCACGACTCCGTGCACTACGAGGACGCCCACACGGTTCCCTCGACCTATCTGGCCGCTGGCATGACGACGCGCGTCGAGGTCCAGGACACCGCTCGTGGACGCACCCAGACCCGCTCCTACACGGTGCGTGAGACCGCCGTCGCGCCCGGTGTCCCGACCTCGGTGGGCGCCACCGCCGAGGGCGACAGCCTGCACGTGACGTGGGCGCTGCCGACCGACGACGGCGGCGAGTTCGCCCACTACCGGGTCCGCGTGGACGCCGGCGAGTGGGTGGACCTGGACGGCTACACCTTCGAGCACACGTTCACGGGCCTCGGCCTCGGTACGCACGTGGTCGAGGTGCTCGCGACCCACACTGCAGGCTCCAGCCCGGCCGTCACCGTGGTGGCCGGTGCAGCCGGAGGGGCCGACGCTGTTCCCGGAGCTCCTCGCGAGGTCACCGTCGAGGACACCGGTGACGCCCCCGTGGTGGCTTGGGAGGCCCCGCGCGGCGGCGCCAGCACCGTCGACGCGTGGTCGGTGAGCGTCGGCAACCAAACCGTCCAGGTACCCGCCCACGTGCGGCACCTCGTGCTCACGGGCATGCACGCCTCCTCCGACCTCCGGGTCTCGGTGTCCGCAGTGAGCGCACTGGGTACCCCCGGTCCCGCACGGACCGCGACCCTCTTGTCTGGTCACTGA
- a CDS encoding fibronectin type III domain-containing protein — MPETTSAPSAPLGVATSINGTSVTLTWQPPANPGTSPLTGYVVTSSKGTVTLGTDATSYVVRGLTRGDAHTLSVAAVNAVGTGAAATVITPAAVPAGAVQDLRVDHSGKTPVLRWSAPADDGGADLIRYFFNDGRTTYATSGGSYTLTSYARGATHTFSVYATTKAGNGARATIEAALPRLAPTAPRNLSVQGRKVSWQAPEVDVYQPAISGYTLTYGATTVTLAPGTTTHTLPQGLQGRTTVSVAAVATTGTGVATSTTVDLGFSAVAAASGVKASFARTDATVAWAAPASLKGHENIVWTVVAKQGKKVVGTKKATVGLQAGSVTFTGLARSATTFSITGQGNRGGAVSAAVSVSATPANNVPSAPRNLSVSLKDGVATVKWKAPADNGGKKLTKYVLSLNGKQVATPKASATSAKVKNVRKGVTEKFVLKAVNGVGTGLAATEEFYLVTAPGKLDKGYAKAGLVKKSVFLQFAKPKDDGGSEILFYELQYKRVWGGAFKKYYEIEDRRISKHDRSLTIYNASKGTYTVRVRAMNRHGASPWSAWSKGYKIS; from the coding sequence GTGCCCGAGACCACCTCGGCACCGTCCGCCCCGCTGGGCGTGGCGACGAGCATCAACGGCACCTCCGTCACCCTCACCTGGCAGCCACCGGCCAACCCGGGCACCTCACCCCTGACCGGCTACGTCGTCACCTCCTCGAAGGGGACCGTCACGCTGGGCACCGACGCGACCTCGTACGTGGTCCGCGGGCTGACCCGCGGGGACGCACACACCCTCAGTGTCGCCGCGGTCAACGCGGTGGGCACCGGTGCGGCAGCCACTGTCATCACCCCGGCCGCCGTCCCGGCCGGAGCAGTCCAGGACCTCCGCGTCGACCACTCGGGCAAGACCCCGGTGCTGCGCTGGTCCGCGCCTGCCGACGACGGCGGCGCCGACCTCATCCGGTACTTCTTCAACGACGGCCGCACCACCTACGCCACGTCCGGAGGTTCCTACACGCTGACGTCCTACGCCCGCGGTGCCACACACACGTTCTCCGTGTACGCGACCACCAAGGCCGGCAACGGCGCGCGAGCCACGATCGAGGCCGCACTGCCCCGCCTGGCCCCCACCGCACCGCGCAACCTGAGCGTGCAGGGACGCAAGGTCTCGTGGCAGGCACCTGAGGTCGACGTGTACCAGCCCGCGATCAGTGGCTACACCCTGACGTACGGCGCCACCACCGTCACCCTCGCGCCCGGCACCACCACCCACACCCTGCCGCAGGGCCTGCAGGGTCGGACGACGGTCTCGGTCGCTGCCGTCGCCACCACCGGGACCGGCGTCGCCACCTCGACCACCGTCGACCTCGGCTTCAGCGCCGTCGCGGCAGCCAGTGGCGTGAAGGCCTCCTTCGCACGCACCGACGCCACCGTCGCCTGGGCTGCCCCGGCCAGCCTCAAGGGTCACGAGAACATCGTCTGGACGGTCGTCGCCAAGCAGGGCAAGAAGGTCGTCGGCACGAAGAAGGCCACCGTCGGTCTGCAGGCAGGCAGCGTCACCTTCACCGGCCTGGCCCGTTCCGCGACCACGTTCAGCATCACCGGTCAGGGCAACCGTGGAGGTGCAGTCAGCGCTGCCGTGAGCGTCTCGGCCACGCCGGCGAACAACGTCCCCTCCGCCCCGCGCAACCTTTCAGTCTCGCTCAAGGACGGCGTCGCCACAGTCAAGTGGAAGGCCCCGGCCGACAACGGCGGCAAGAAGCTCACCAAGTACGTCCTGAGCCTCAACGGCAAGCAGGTCGCGACCCCCAAGGCGTCGGCCACGTCGGCCAAGGTCAAGAACGTCCGCAAGGGCGTCACCGAGAAGTTCGTGCTCAAGGCCGTGAACGGAGTCGGCACCGGCCTGGCGGCCACCGAGGAGTTCTACCTGGTCACCGCTCCGGGCAAGCTCGACAAGGGCTACGCGAAGGCCGGACTGGTCAAGAAGTCGGTCTTCCTGCAGTTCGCCAAGCCCAAGGACGACGGCGGCTCGGAGATCCTCTTCTACGAACTCCAGTACAAGCGCGTCTGGGGTGGCGCGTTCAAGAAGTACTACGAGATCGAGGACCGTCGCATCTCCAAGCACGACCGCTCGCTCACCATCTACAACGCCAGCAAGGGCACCTACACGGTGCGCGTCCGTGCAATGAACCGGCACGGCGCCTCGCCCTGGTCGGCGTGGAGCAAGGGCTACAAGATCTCCTGA
- the ftsE gene encoding cell division ATP-binding protein FtsE, with protein MIRFEKVTKAYPGHAQPALDQVSVEIEKGEFVFLVGSSGSGKSTFLRLVLREYRPTAGRVYVAGKEINRLSNWKVPALRRQIGTVFQDFRLLPNKTVAENVAFAMQVTGRSRADVRKLVPETLELVGLEGKADRMPDELSGGEQQRVAVARAYVNRPMILIADEPTGNLDPTTSVGIMKLLDRINREGTTVVMATHDAGIVDQMRKRVIELEHGRMLRDQSQGVYGARG; from the coding sequence GTGATTCGCTTCGAGAAGGTGACCAAGGCCTACCCGGGCCACGCCCAGCCCGCGCTCGACCAGGTCTCGGTCGAGATCGAGAAGGGCGAGTTCGTCTTCCTGGTCGGTTCGTCCGGCTCGGGCAAGTCGACCTTCCTGCGTCTGGTGCTGCGGGAGTACCGCCCCACGGCGGGTCGTGTGTACGTCGCGGGCAAGGAGATCAACCGCCTCTCCAACTGGAAGGTGCCTGCGCTGCGTCGTCAGATCGGCACGGTCTTCCAGGACTTCCGGTTGCTGCCCAACAAGACGGTGGCCGAGAACGTCGCGTTCGCGATGCAGGTGACGGGCCGTTCGCGCGCCGACGTGCGCAAGCTCGTTCCCGAGACCCTCGAACTGGTGGGTCTGGAGGGCAAGGCCGACCGGATGCCCGACGAACTCTCCGGTGGTGAGCAGCAGCGTGTGGCCGTGGCCCGCGCCTACGTGAACCGTCCGATGATCCTGATCGCCGACGAGCCCACCGGAAACCTCGACCCGACGACGTCGGTCGGCATCATGAAGCTGCTCGACCGGATCAACCGCGAGGGCACGACGGTGGTCATGGCCACCCACGACGCCGGGATCGTCGACCAGATGCGCAAGCGCGTCATCGAGCTGGAGCACGGCCGGATGCTGCGCGACCAGTCCCAGGGCGTCTACGGCGCCCGCGGCTGA
- a CDS encoding CaiB/BaiF CoA transferase family protein, whose amino-acid sequence MTSETPSPALPLTGVRVLELGNFIAAPTAARLLADFGAEVIKVERPGKGDELRNWRLFAGDTSMLYRTINRNKRSIELDLRSEAGLAAAKKLLATCDVLVENFRPGTLDKWGLDAATLAEINPELVVARVSAYGQTGPMSDRPGFAAVAEAYGGLRELVGEEDRPPSRVGVSIGDSIAGLYAAFGVVMALFQRQSARATGATPHSPLTQQIDVALHEAIFSMMESLVPDVSAHGVARVRTGGRMQGIAPSNAYPCSDGDVVISGNADNLYPKFMRAIGRPDLADDPDLATNAGRWNRRDELDEAIGAWTGARTRAEALEVLEAADVPAGPIQTAADIIVDPQFVAREMVQTLDVDVAGETKQVAFPGIVPVLGDASLPVRHVGPDLGADNDYVFRELLGLSDDEVAALTA is encoded by the coding sequence GTGACCAGCGAGACCCCTTCCCCCGCCCTGCCCCTGACCGGCGTCCGCGTGCTCGAACTCGGCAACTTCATCGCCGCTCCGACCGCGGCCCGCCTCCTCGCCGACTTCGGCGCCGAGGTGATCAAGGTCGAACGCCCCGGCAAGGGCGACGAGCTGCGCAACTGGCGCCTCTTCGCAGGCGACACCTCGATGCTCTACCGCACGATCAACCGCAACAAGCGTTCGATCGAGCTCGACCTGCGCTCCGAAGCCGGCCTGGCCGCTGCCAAGAAGTTGCTCGCCACCTGTGACGTGCTGGTGGAGAACTTCCGCCCCGGCACCCTCGACAAGTGGGGTCTCGACGCGGCCACCCTCGCCGAGATCAATCCCGAGCTGGTCGTGGCCCGCGTCTCCGCCTACGGCCAGACCGGCCCCATGTCGGACCGCCCCGGCTTCGCCGCGGTCGCCGAGGCCTACGGCGGCCTGCGCGAACTGGTCGGCGAGGAGGACCGCCCGCCGTCGCGCGTCGGCGTCTCCATCGGCGACTCGATCGCCGGTCTGTACGCCGCGTTCGGCGTCGTGATGGCGCTCTTCCAGCGCCAGAGCGCGCGTGCCACCGGCGCCACCCCGCACTCCCCGCTGACCCAGCAGATCGACGTGGCTCTGCACGAGGCGATCTTCTCGATGATGGAGTCGCTGGTCCCCGACGTCTCCGCCCACGGCGTCGCACGCGTGCGCACCGGTGGCCGCATGCAGGGCATCGCCCCCTCCAACGCCTACCCGTGCAGCGACGGCGACGTGGTGATCTCCGGCAACGCCGACAACCTCTACCCCAAGTTCATGCGTGCGATCGGTCGCCCCGACCTGGCCGATGACCCCGACCTGGCCACCAACGCCGGTCGCTGGAACCGTCGCGACGAACTCGACGAAGCGATCGGGGCGTGGACCGGCGCCCGCACCCGCGCCGAGGCACTGGAGGTCCTGGAGGCCGCAGACGTCCCCGCCGGACCGATCCAGACCGCGGCCGACATCATCGTCGACCCGCAGTTCGTGGCCCGCGAGATGGTGCAGACCCTCGACGTCGACGTCGCCGGCGAGACCAAGCAGGTCGCCTTCCCCGGCATCGTGCCGGTGCTCGGCGATGCCTCCCTCCCGGTACGCCACGTCGGCCCCGACCTGGGCGCCGACAACGACTACGTCTTCCGCGAACTGCTGGGACTCTCCGACGACGAGGTTGCCGCACTCACCGCCTGA
- the prfB gene encoding peptide chain release factor 2 yields MAGTDFDAEIKTLTATMKTIGQVLDLDAMNIEIAELEDQVGSPDLWDDQENAQRVTGRLSQLNGEMERWTSLTDRIEDLAVLAEMAEDEGDADSLADAQQELDRIKKSVESLEIRTLLNGEYDSREALVSIRSGAGGVDAADFAQTLQRMYIRWADQQGYPVEVFETSYAEEAGIKSTTFAVKAPYAYGTLSVEAGTHRLVRISPFDNQGRRQTSFAAVEVVPVLEQTDSIEIPDEEIRVDVYRSGGPGGQSVNTTDSAVRLTHIPTGTVVSCQNEKSQLQNKASAMVVLKAKLLALKKAEEKAHLDEMRGDVQASWGDQMRNYVLNPYQIVKDLRTGFESGNPQSVFDGDLEGFLEAGIRWRRGSDKADEN; encoded by the coding sequence GTGGCTGGAACCGACTTCGACGCAGAGATCAAGACGCTCACCGCGACCATGAAGACCATCGGCCAGGTCCTCGACCTGGACGCGATGAACATCGAGATCGCCGAGCTCGAGGACCAGGTCGGCTCGCCCGACCTCTGGGACGACCAGGAGAACGCCCAGCGCGTCACTGGTCGCCTCTCGCAGCTCAACGGCGAGATGGAGCGCTGGACCTCCCTGACCGACCGGATCGAGGACCTCGCAGTCCTCGCCGAGATGGCCGAGGACGAGGGCGACGCAGACTCCCTCGCCGACGCCCAGCAGGAGCTCGACCGGATCAAGAAGTCGGTGGAGTCCCTCGAGATCCGTACCCTCCTCAACGGTGAGTACGACTCCCGTGAGGCGCTGGTCTCCATCCGTTCCGGTGCCGGCGGCGTCGACGCGGCCGACTTCGCCCAGACGCTGCAGCGCATGTACATCCGTTGGGCCGACCAGCAGGGCTACCCGGTCGAGGTCTTCGAGACCTCCTACGCCGAAGAGGCCGGCATCAAGTCGACCACCTTCGCGGTCAAGGCCCCCTACGCCTACGGCACCCTCTCGGTCGAGGCCGGAACGCACCGCCTGGTGCGCATCAGCCCCTTCGACAACCAGGGCCGTCGACAGACGTCGTTCGCCGCCGTCGAGGTCGTTCCCGTCCTGGAGCAGACCGACAGCATCGAGATCCCCGACGAGGAGATCCGCGTCGACGTCTACCGCTCCGGCGGCCCCGGTGGCCAGTCGGTCAACACCACTGACTCCGCCGTCCGCCTGACGCACATCCCCACCGGCACCGTCGTCTCCTGCCAGAACGAGAAGTCGCAGCTGCAGAACAAGGCGTCCGCGATGGTCGTCCTCAAGGCCAAGCTCCTCGCGCTCAAGAAGGCCGAGGAGAAGGCCCACCTCGACGAGATGCGCGGCGACGTGCAGGCGTCCTGGGGTGACCAGATGCGCAACTACGTCCTCAACCCGTACCAGATCGTGAAGGACCTGCGCACCGGCTTCGAGTCCGGCAACCCGCAGTCCGTCTTCGACGGCGACCTCGAGGGCTTCCTGGAGGCCGGCATCCGCTGGCGCCGTGGCTCCGACAAGGCCGACGAGAACTGA
- a CDS encoding M12 family metallo-peptidase — protein MAALALISAVLPTLIKDMPPGIPEVHSADHDGSAATTTSATTDASAEATTAPVHVELDLDLDSPASGRAAVRILGGRDGSDLAAVARAHAMSATELADLFVRDVSLHVDASGQLLFADALDEQVPVTGSGIPETAGGVDFGGWSDPMLPPSVDATFALHSRPGAKRTIFLDFDGFEFTDTQQWKARGFYRGWDPSKDGAAFNDEERLMVQDVWRRVAANFAIFDVDVTTEQPSAAALERSNVSDPEFGAVAVISDNANIITHIQTGGSGSDPDTDEVANGVVGLAYLNTFGSMAAYGPSWAASRTPSVTWANSRDAAWTAHAVSHEVGHNLNLTHTFARSGDDASDVSDLHARIMDYAGARPLEVYPREDRSTISAAGAQLLPDEAGNSASRAAQLPATGRVSGVVSNSSNSSEDGRDEDWYRLEECSWLSARVTVTDRLSALDLKLTLRDAEGAEVATDAPATQLTTGILSGRDASLEGLTPQGPLYLVVSGSSPTAGGVEPADPRSVLGTYPSSHANGRYALAVAGCRGLPSGALPPSGFSGITTPTGTTTLTWDPLPDTPLDASRASVEIKVADRRAVTVPVTETSWSTTTSPGVPVEVKVRLRTPAGASAWAETVTSTGPKAPLHLSVMTTGGTTRVRIVRHPADSSTTVNIFIPSMPNSYFPVSPVPTTWVYPTTYASAVGQSGRMTFVDPRFPGKSVNVPFTVRAEAAAPSPPTQFTAYRRGDSIDLSWAPPRDDGGAPLRYVAIVGHSVTEVDGTQFSTSVQGVSRTTDTAAQIIALNRAGASHSDVIALPAVNASNSRPSAPTEVQLDTEGDSTALIWGLPRDEGSSPVTGWVVTIGDRTVEYSRSTRSMVLTGFRTDRSMAVTLAALNREGVGPARTVTLSPSP, from the coding sequence GTGGCGGCGCTCGCCTTGATCAGCGCCGTGCTCCCGACGCTGATCAAGGATATGCCTCCCGGTATCCCCGAGGTGCACTCGGCGGACCACGACGGCTCGGCAGCCACGACGACCAGCGCCACCACCGACGCCAGCGCCGAGGCCACCACCGCGCCAGTCCACGTGGAACTGGACCTGGACCTCGACTCCCCCGCCTCCGGGCGCGCGGCCGTCAGGATCCTCGGCGGACGGGACGGCTCCGACCTCGCCGCCGTCGCCCGGGCCCACGCCATGAGCGCCACCGAACTTGCCGACCTGTTCGTCAGGGACGTCTCCCTGCACGTGGACGCTTCCGGGCAACTGCTCTTCGCCGACGCCCTCGATGAGCAGGTCCCAGTAACCGGGTCCGGGATACCTGAAACCGCAGGCGGCGTCGACTTCGGTGGCTGGAGTGATCCCATGCTCCCCCCTTCGGTCGACGCCACGTTCGCGTTGCACAGTCGCCCCGGTGCGAAGCGCACGATCTTCCTCGACTTCGACGGGTTCGAGTTCACCGACACCCAGCAGTGGAAGGCCCGAGGCTTCTACCGCGGATGGGACCCCAGCAAGGACGGCGCGGCCTTCAACGACGAAGAACGCCTCATGGTCCAGGACGTCTGGCGCCGCGTGGCCGCCAACTTCGCGATCTTCGACGTCGACGTCACCACCGAACAGCCCAGCGCTGCCGCTCTCGAGCGCTCGAACGTGTCCGACCCGGAGTTCGGTGCCGTCGCAGTGATCTCCGACAACGCCAACATCATCACCCACATCCAGACGGGCGGGTCGGGCAGCGACCCCGACACCGACGAGGTTGCGAACGGAGTCGTGGGGCTGGCCTACCTCAACACCTTCGGCTCCATGGCAGCCTACGGCCCCTCCTGGGCCGCCAGTAGAACGCCTTCCGTCACATGGGCCAACAGTCGCGACGCCGCGTGGACTGCACACGCCGTTTCCCACGAAGTGGGGCACAACCTGAACCTGACCCACACCTTCGCACGCAGCGGTGACGACGCCAGCGACGTCAGTGACCTGCATGCCCGAATCATGGACTACGCGGGCGCGCGTCCTCTGGAGGTCTACCCCCGCGAGGACCGGTCGACCATATCCGCGGCCGGCGCTCAACTGCTGCCTGACGAGGCCGGCAACTCCGCCTCCAGAGCCGCACAACTCCCCGCGACCGGTCGCGTCAGCGGCGTCGTCTCCAACTCCTCCAACTCCTCCGAGGATGGCCGTGACGAGGACTGGTACCGACTCGAGGAATGCAGCTGGCTCAGCGCCCGGGTCACGGTCACCGACCGGCTCTCCGCTCTCGACCTCAAGCTGACGCTGAGAGACGCCGAGGGAGCCGAGGTGGCTACCGACGCCCCCGCCACCCAATTGACCACAGGCATCCTCTCCGGACGGGATGCGTCCTTGGAGGGGCTCACCCCCCAAGGGCCTCTCTACCTGGTGGTCAGCGGTTCCAGCCCCACCGCAGGCGGCGTGGAGCCTGCTGACCCCAGGTCGGTCCTGGGCACCTACCCCTCCAGCCACGCCAACGGCCGCTACGCCCTGGCGGTCGCCGGTTGCAGGGGCCTGCCCTCCGGTGCGCTGCCTCCGAGCGGCTTCAGCGGCATCACCACTCCTACCGGGACCACCACCCTGACATGGGACCCGCTGCCGGACACGCCCCTCGACGCCTCACGTGCCAGCGTCGAGATCAAGGTCGCAGACCGTCGCGCGGTCACGGTGCCCGTGACTGAGACCTCGTGGTCCACGACCACCAGCCCAGGCGTCCCCGTAGAGGTGAAGGTCCGGCTACGAACACCGGCAGGAGCATCGGCCTGGGCCGAGACCGTCACCAGCACCGGCCCCAAGGCACCCCTGCACCTCAGCGTGATGACCACCGGGGGCACGACCCGAGTTCGCATCGTCCGCCACCCCGCCGACTCATCGACGACGGTCAACATCTTCATCCCGAGCATGCCGAACTCCTACTTTCCGGTGTCTCCCGTGCCCACCACGTGGGTCTATCCGACCACCTACGCCAGCGCGGTGGGCCAGAGCGGCAGGATGACCTTCGTCGACCCTCGCTTCCCCGGCAAGAGCGTCAACGTCCCCTTCACCGTGCGCGCTGAAGCCGCCGCGCCCAGCCCGCCCACCCAATTCACCGCGTATCGAAGGGGCGACAGCATCGATCTGTCGTGGGCCCCACCTCGGGACGACGGCGGCGCACCACTGCGATACGTGGCTATCGTCGGCCACTCGGTGACCGAGGTGGACGGCACCCAGTTCTCCACCAGTGTCCAAGGCGTGAGCCGCACCACTGACACCGCCGCTCAGATCATCGCGCTCAACCGGGCCGGTGCCAGCCATTCGGACGTCATCGCTCTGCCTGCCGTCAACGCATCCAACTCCAGGCCGAGCGCACCCACCGAAGTGCAGCTCGACACCGAAGGCGACTCCACCGCACTGATCTGGGGGCTCCCCCGCGACGAGGGCAGCTCGCCGGTCACCGGCTGGGTGGTGACGATCGGCGACCGCACCGTGGAGTACTCGCGCAGCACCCGGTCAATGGTCCTCACCGGTTTCCGCACGGACCGCTCGATGGCCGTCACCTTGGCAGCACTGAACAGAGAGGGCGTTGGTCCAGCTCGCACCGTCACACTGAGTCCGTCCCCTTGA